The Sagittula sp. P11 genome window below encodes:
- a CDS encoding DUF6476 family protein, translating to METPEPEYRHPPGLRFLQAMVTVLMVVMMVGIVGILGLIWHRYSKAQAPLPEVITLPGGATATAYTQGVDWYAVVTGDDRILIFDRGTGKLRQEIAVEPAE from the coding sequence ATGGAAACTCCCGAGCCGGAATATCGGCACCCGCCCGGCCTGCGGTTCCTGCAGGCGATGGTGACGGTGCTCATGGTGGTGATGATGGTCGGGATCGTGGGGATCCTCGGCCTGATCTGGCATCGCTATAGCAAGGCGCAGGCGCCGCTGCCAGAGGTCATCACCCTGCCCGGTGGCGCAACCGCCACCGCCTACACTCAGGGCGTCGACTGGTACGCCGTGGTGACAGGCGACGACCGTATCCTGATCTTCGACCGGGGCACCGGCAAACTGCGGCAGGAGATCGCTGTCGAACCGGCGGAGTGA
- a CDS encoding Lrp/AsnC family transcriptional regulator: protein MKLDDTDRKLLAHLQHDGKASIQTLADAAGLSTSPCWRRIKRLEDEGVIRGYVARLDPKALGLGALAYVFVSLIDHSDDTLSAFGDLVDQEARIVECESVTGACDFLLKVAARDPEDLEAFLKRGMLAGGLVRVSQTHFILRQAKTRSPWPLLSD from the coding sequence ATGAAGCTAGACGACACCGACCGCAAACTCCTCGCGCATTTGCAGCATGACGGGAAGGCCAGCATCCAGACGCTGGCTGATGCGGCCGGGCTTTCGACCTCGCCCTGCTGGCGGCGGATCAAGCGGCTGGAGGACGAGGGCGTCATCCGCGGCTACGTCGCGCGGCTGGACCCCAAGGCCCTCGGGCTTGGCGCGCTGGCCTATGTCTTCGTCAGCCTGATCGACCATTCCGATGACACGCTGTCGGCCTTCGGCGACCTCGTTGATCAGGAGGCGCGGATCGTCGAGTGCGAGTCCGTGACGGGGGCCTGCGATTTCCTGCTGAAGGTTGCGGCGCGCGATCCGGAAGATCTGGAGGCGTTCCTGAAGCGCGGGATGCTGGCCGGCGGGCTGGTACGGGTCAGCCAGACGCATTTCATCCTGCGGCAGGCCAAGACACGCAGCCCGTGGCCGCTCCTGTCCGACTGA
- a CDS encoding RluA family pseudouridine synthase, protein MDRLRVVIAADPPQRLDKALARDVPEAAALSRTRLGRLIAEGAVTREGAPLTDPKAKVAEGDVLEIAVPEAEEYDVVPQDIPLEIVFEDADLLVVNKPAGMVVHPAPGTPDGTLVNALLHHFGGDLSGVGGEKRPGIVHRIDKDTSGLLVVAKSDRAHHGLAKQFEKHTARRAYLAVVHGVPDVADPRLMGTRGVSAGAGGGITITSGLARHKTDRQRQAVFFDGKGRHAITHARVLETFGVPECLALVECRLETGRTHQIRVHMAHAGHALVGDSTYGGRRKLKGSALSPAAFAAADAFDRQALHAAELGFVHPVTEEEMLFEAPLPADMQDLLAALRTVA, encoded by the coding sequence ATGGACCGCCTTCGTGTCGTCATCGCGGCCGATCCGCCGCAACGCCTTGATAAGGCCCTTGCCCGCGATGTGCCAGAGGCCGCGGCCCTGTCGCGCACCCGTCTGGGCCGGCTGATCGCCGAGGGCGCCGTGACCCGCGAGGGCGCACCGCTGACCGATCCCAAGGCGAAGGTCGCCGAGGGGGACGTGCTGGAGATCGCCGTGCCCGAGGCGGAAGAGTATGACGTCGTCCCGCAGGACATCCCGCTGGAGATCGTGTTCGAGGATGCCGACCTGCTGGTGGTGAACAAGCCCGCCGGCATGGTGGTCCACCCCGCGCCCGGCACGCCGGACGGCACGCTGGTCAACGCGCTGCTGCACCACTTCGGCGGCGATCTGTCGGGCGTCGGCGGCGAGAAGCGGCCCGGCATCGTGCACCGGATCGACAAGGACACCTCCGGCCTGCTGGTCGTGGCAAAGTCCGACCGCGCGCACCACGGGCTGGCCAAACAGTTCGAGAAGCACACGGCGCGCCGGGCCTATCTGGCGGTTGTGCATGGCGTGCCGGACGTGGCCGACCCCCGGCTGATGGGCACGCGCGGTGTGTCTGCCGGGGCAGGGGGCGGGATCACGATCACCTCCGGCCTCGCGCGGCACAAGACGGACCGGCAGCGGCAGGCGGTGTTCTTTGACGGGAAGGGGCGGCACGCGATCACCCATGCCCGCGTGCTGGAGACCTTCGGCGTGCCGGAATGCCTCGCGCTGGTGGAATGCCGGCTCGAGACCGGGCGCACCCACCAGATCCGCGTGCACATGGCCCATGCGGGGCACGCGCTGGTGGGCGACAGCACCTATGGCGGGCGGCGCAAGCTGAAGGGCAGCGCGCTCTCCCCTGCGGCCTTTGCCGCCGCCGATGCCTTTGACCGTCAGGCGTTGCATGCGGCAGAACTGGGCTTTGTCCATCCGGTGACGGAAGAGGAGATGCTGTTCGAGGCGCCATTGCCTGCGGACATGCAGGACCTGCTGGCGGCGCTGCGCACGGTGGCGTGA
- the rpoH gene encoding RNA polymerase sigma factor RpoH: MSNYANLPAPTPEAGLSRYLQEIRKFPLLEPEEEYMLAKRWVEDEDTQAAHQLVTSHLRLAAKIAMGYRGYGLPQAEVISEANVGLMQAVKRFDPEKGFRLATYAMWWIRASIQEYILRSWSLVKLGTTSAQKKLFFNLRKAKSRIGALEDGDLRPEHVEKIATDLGVSEDEVISMNRRLSGGDASLNATVGSEGEGSMQWQDWLEDEDADQAGEYAERNELEARRALLEQAMDVLNEREKDILTQRRLSDQAVTLEELSGQYDVSRERIRQIEVRAFEKLQKRMRDLAREQGMLTSA, encoded by the coding sequence ATGAGCAACTACGCAAATCTCCCGGCACCGACGCCGGAAGCCGGTCTGAGCCGCTACCTTCAGGAAATCCGCAAGTTCCCGCTTCTGGAGCCTGAAGAGGAATACATGCTGGCAAAACGCTGGGTCGAGGACGAGGACACGCAGGCGGCACACCAGCTTGTGACGTCTCACCTGCGGCTCGCGGCCAAGATCGCCATGGGCTATCGCGGCTACGGACTGCCGCAGGCGGAGGTGATCTCCGAGGCGAACGTCGGCCTGATGCAGGCGGTCAAGCGTTTCGACCCGGAAAAGGGCTTCCGCCTTGCCACCTATGCGATGTGGTGGATCCGCGCCTCGATCCAGGAATACATCCTGCGGTCCTGGTCGCTGGTGAAGCTGGGCACGACCTCGGCGCAGAAGAAGCTGTTCTTCAACCTGCGCAAGGCCAAAAGCCGCATCGGCGCGCTGGAGGACGGCGACCTGCGTCCGGAACACGTCGAAAAGATCGCGACCGATCTGGGCGTGTCCGAAGACGAGGTCATCTCGATGAACCGGCGCCTGTCCGGTGGCGACGCGTCTCTGAACGCGACGGTCGGCTCCGAAGGCGAAGGGTCGATGCAATGGCAGGACTGGCTTGAGGACGAGGATGCCGACCAGGCCGGTGAATATGCCGAACGCAACGAACTCGAGGCGCGCCGCGCCCTGCTGGAGCAGGCGATGGACGTGCTCAACGAGAGGGAAAAGGACATTCTGACCCAGCGGCGCCTGTCTGATCAGGCGGTGACGCTGGAAGAGCTGTCGGGCCAGTACGACGTCAGCCGGGAACGTATCCGGCAGATCGAAGTGCGGGCGTTCGAGAAGCTGCAGAAGCGGATGCGTGACCTTGCCCGTGAGCAGGGCATGCTGACCAGCGCCTGA
- the hpaH gene encoding 2-oxo-hept-4-ene-1,7-dioate hydratase yields MTDDEIHAAATALLQAEKMGSQIGLLSLKHPGMTMDDAYAVQAALMTAKLVEGRKVIGWKIGLTSRAMQDALKIDTPDSGVLFDDMAFETGGMVPGGRFIQPRVEAEIAFVMKAPLEGRVTREEVIAATDYVCPALEILDTRILRSDPATGQARVIVDTISDNAANAGIVLGEARHDPRLVDLRWVGAIVSRDGEVEETGLGAGVLNDPVMGIVWLAERMGTYGQAIRPGQVILSGSFIRPLECPPGSHVEADFGAFGQVGISFG; encoded by the coding sequence ATGACCGATGACGAGATCCACGCCGCCGCTACGGCCCTTTTGCAGGCAGAGAAGATGGGCAGCCAGATCGGCCTCCTGTCCCTGAAGCATCCGGGCATGACCATGGACGACGCCTACGCCGTGCAGGCGGCGCTGATGACGGCCAAACTGGTCGAGGGCCGCAAGGTGATCGGCTGGAAGATCGGGCTGACGTCGAGGGCCATGCAGGACGCGCTGAAGATCGACACGCCGGATTCCGGTGTTCTGTTCGACGACATGGCCTTTGAAACGGGCGGAATGGTGCCCGGGGGCCGCTTCATCCAGCCGCGGGTGGAGGCGGAGATCGCCTTTGTCATGAAGGCGCCGCTGGAGGGCCGGGTCACGCGGGAGGAGGTGATCGCCGCCACCGATTACGTCTGCCCCGCGTTGGAGATCCTCGACACCCGCATCCTGCGCAGCGATCCGGCGACGGGCCAGGCACGGGTGATTGTCGACACGATCTCCGACAACGCGGCCAACGCGGGGATCGTTCTGGGCGAGGCGCGGCACGATCCGCGGCTGGTCGACCTGCGCTGGGTCGGGGCCATCGTCAGCCGCGACGGCGAGGTCGAGGAGACCGGGCTGGGCGCAGGCGTGCTCAACGATCCGGTTATGGGCATCGTCTGGCTGGCCGAGCGGATGGGCACCTACGGTCAGGCGATCCGGCCGGGACAGGTCATCCTGTCGGGCTCGTTCATCCGTCCGCTCGAATGCCCGCCGGGCAGCCATGTGGAGGCGGACTTCGGTGCCTTCGGTCAAGTGGGTATCAGTTTCGGCTGA
- a CDS encoding DUF4386 domain-containing protein: MTYSATKPNPNVTEYYPMPALDAPRQIRTAGVLYLVIIASGLTAELALRGPALAGGAETLVTHLSSIRLSLLADVIMLLADIALALVFFTLLRPVSEGLSRAAMVFRLGQAALIGTSLVALSAVPQLVEGGRTDLALTFAALHASGYDIGLVLFGVNAMVMAKLVCLSRVAPMALPAGLMLTGLIYIAGGITRLAAPDLNALMQPAYLVCIVTEVGFCLWLLIAGRL, encoded by the coding sequence ATGACGTACTCCGCGACCAAACCCAATCCGAACGTCACGGAGTATTATCCCATGCCCGCCCTCGACGCACCTCGCCAGATCCGCACAGCCGGTGTGCTGTATCTGGTCATCATCGCTTCCGGCCTGACGGCCGAGCTGGCCCTGCGCGGTCCCGCGCTGGCAGGCGGGGCAGAGACGCTGGTCACCCATCTCTCTTCCATCCGCCTCAGCCTCCTGGCCGACGTAATCATGCTGCTGGCGGACATTGCCCTGGCGCTTGTCTTCTTCACCCTTCTGCGCCCGGTCTCCGAAGGCCTTTCCCGCGCCGCCATGGTCTTCCGTCTCGGACAGGCGGCGCTGATCGGCACCAGCCTCGTGGCGCTCTCCGCCGTGCCGCAACTGGTGGAGGGCGGGCGCACCGATCTCGCCCTGACCTTCGCCGCGCTCCATGCCAGCGGCTATGATATCGGTCTGGTCCTGTTCGGGGTGAACGCGATGGTGATGGCGAAACTGGTCTGCCTGTCTCGCGTCGCGCCGATGGCGTTGCCCGCCGGGCTGATGCTGACCGGGCTCATCTACATCGCCGGCGGGATCACCCGCCTGGCCGCGCCCGACCTGAACGCGCTGATGCAGCCCGCCTACCTCGTCTGCATCGTGACGGAGGTAGGGTTCTGCCTCTGGTTGCTTATCGCGGGCCGGCTCTGA
- a CDS encoding fumarylacetoacetate hydrolase family protein → MVRFVSFTHEGRAKYGLWQEDGLVDMTGFDGHPGLCEVIAAGSLKGLAQAAMGKTADVAHADAVLEIPVRTPEKIICVGVNFPDRNAEYKGGQEAPGKPSLFIRFPRSFVGHGANLLRPPESEQLDYEGEIAIVIGKGGRRISREAAYDHIIGLTLCNEGTIRDWVRHAKFNVTQGKNWDRSAAMGPWLVPFTHPAQLDDIGLETRVNGEVRQKDRTSRMLYDFRYIVNYVSTFTTLVPGDVIVCGTPTGAGARFDPPVWLKPGDVVEVEAEGIGILRNGVEDE, encoded by the coding sequence ATGGTCAGGTTTGTCAGCTTCACCCACGAGGGCCGGGCGAAATACGGGCTGTGGCAGGAGGACGGGCTGGTCGACATGACCGGCTTCGACGGGCATCCAGGGTTGTGCGAGGTGATCGCGGCGGGATCGCTCAAGGGTCTGGCGCAGGCGGCCATGGGGAAGACGGCGGACGTGGCCCATGCCGATGCGGTGCTGGAGATCCCGGTGCGCACACCCGAGAAGATCATCTGCGTCGGCGTCAACTTCCCCGACCGCAATGCCGAATACAAGGGCGGGCAGGAGGCGCCGGGCAAGCCCTCTCTCTTCATCCGGTTCCCGCGGTCCTTTGTCGGGCATGGCGCGAACCTTTTGCGGCCGCCGGAGAGCGAACAGCTGGATTACGAGGGCGAGATCGCCATCGTTATCGGCAAGGGCGGGCGGCGGATCTCGCGCGAGGCGGCCTATGACCACATCATCGGGCTGACGCTCTGCAACGAGGGCACGATCCGCGACTGGGTGCGTCACGCGAAGTTCAACGTGACGCAGGGCAAGAACTGGGACCGGTCCGCCGCGATGGGGCCGTGGCTTGTGCCGTTCACCCATCCCGCCCAGCTCGACGACATCGGGCTGGAGACGCGGGTCAACGGCGAGGTGCGCCAGAAGGACCGCACGTCGCGGATGCTGTATGATTTCCGCTACATCGTGAACTATGTCTCGACCTTCACCACGCTGGTGCCGGGCGACGTGATCGTCTGCGGCACGCCCACCGGGGCAGGGGCGCGGTTCGATCCGCCGGTCTGGCTGAAACCCGGCGACGTGGTCGAGGTGGAAGCCGAGGGCATCGGCATCCTGAGAAACGGGGTAGAGGACGAATGA